In the genome of Nerophis lumbriciformis linkage group LG32, RoL_Nlum_v2.1, whole genome shotgun sequence, one region contains:
- the LOC133574953 gene encoding cytochrome c oxidase subunit 5B, mitochondrial-like, whose amino-acid sequence MAARLLLRSGFRAAVSRRAAAVPSMCRNMAAGGIPTDEEQATGLEKVIMKAMKEGADSHGTMRSKEYAGSKVDPHLVPSVSNKRIVGCVCEEDNTAVVWFWLHEGETQRCPSCGTHYKLVPHELPH is encoded by the exons ATGGCTGCAAGGTTACTCCTCCGCTCAGGCTTCAGGGCCGCCGTGAGCCGCCGGGCCGCTGCAGTGCCGTCAATGTGCCGCAACATGGCGGCTGGAG GAATTCCTACTGATGAGGAACAAGCCACCGGCTTGGAGAAGGTCATCATGAAGGCCATGAAGGAGGGCGCT gACTCTCACGGCACCATGAGGTCCAAGGAATACGCCGGATCCAAAGTGGATCCTCACTTGGTTCCCTCCGTCTCCAACAAGAGGATCGTgggatgtgtgt GCGAGGAAGACAACACGGCGGTGGTGTGGTTCTGGCTCCACGAGGGCGAGACCCAGCGCTGTCCGTCCTGCGGTACTCACTACAAACTGGTCCCACACGAGCTCCCCCACTAG